One window of the Candidatus Neomarinimicrobiota bacterium genome contains the following:
- a CDS encoding cytochrome c maturation protein CcmE has protein sequence MNSNKKFKLMISGVIAVVIFWISWVSSNPADEKAMATFVSVDELIKDKTNRRTKLGGLVKDGSIVISETNYLDCTFILKEGETELGVKYDRTRPDLFKDGAEVIVTGHYLNGTFYADELQTKCASRYEGDLRDETSYNLNEIDT, from the coding sequence ATGAATAGTAATAAAAAATTTAAACTAATGATCAGTGGGGTAATTGCTGTTGTGATTTTTTGGATTAGCTGGGTTTCTTCAAATCCTGCTGATGAAAAAGCCATGGCAACTTTTGTGTCCGTGGATGAACTCATCAAGGATAAGACGAACCGCCGTACGAAATTGGGAGGGTTGGTAAAAGATGGTTCTATTGTGATATCAGAAACAAATTATCTGGATTGCACTTTTATTCTGAAAGAAGGCGAAACAGAATTGGGAGTAAAGTATGACCGTACACGTCCAGATCTTTTCAAAGACGGAGCAGAGGTTATTGTCACCGGTCACTATCTCAATGGCACGTTTTACGCCGACGAATTGCAAACCAAATGTGCTTCCCGTTACGAAGGTGATCTTC